The stretch of DNA CCAAAAAGACTCGGATACAAAGTCACTGTTCCTGCCTCCATAATAACCGCCGATAATTCGGGAAAAGGAACGCTTCAACTGATTATCAATAAAGATAATGAAAACCCCGCCGAAAAAATATTTCTGGAAATCATGGGTGCGCAAATCGAAAAGATCGTCTCAACCCCCGATAAAATTATCGGGAAACAAGGAGAGACACAATGGTTTGTATCGAAAAACGGCATATTAAATTTATCACTCGCCAACCTTAACGATAATGCTGAAGTTATCATTAACTTTTACAATGAGAAAAAGGAAAAACACGAACAAATTGTAAGGCCTGTTTCTAAAAGATAATCGGCAGGAGCAGGAAACTTTCTTAATATTTTGATTGATCTTGTGCTAAAATCCAATCAAATTTATCTTGTCATGAAGGAGACATGCCATGCGCAAAGATATTCAAGCACTGATTCAGGCAAATAACATCTGTGTTCTGGCCACCGTATCGGAAGGTGATCCGCATTGTTCATTAATGTCGTATGCGACGGATGATGACTGCCGGGAAATTTACATGGCAACTCATAAGGAAACAAAAAAATACCGGAATTTAACCGCGAATCCTTCCGTCAGCCTTCTGGTGGATTCAAGGCAGGACGCCGGGGTGGACCCTGTGGCGCAAACGAAAGCCCTGACGATATCGGGCACGCTTCAAAGAAACCTTGATGAAAAGAAAATCGCGGCGGCACGGAGGAGATTATTCGAGAAACACGCCGGACTGAAAAAAATTTTTAATGATCCCGATACGGAAATCATCATCGTGAAAATCCGGACCGTTCAACTGCTGGACGGAATAACCGATGCGTATTATGAAGATGTATCATAATGGCGGGAAATCCGGTCGCTTCCCGGACAATGTCAGGACTCCGGGCCGTCCCGTTAATTTGCAGCCACGTTTTGTTAAACTCTTTGCTTTTTCCGGCAGATTTTCCTAAGAAGAGGAAAATCATTCAGGACTGATCCATGAACTTCAATTTCAATTATCATTTCCAGAAAAATATTCCCCCGGGGGAGAATGCCTACTGGTTTATCTTCAGAAATGAAAAAGTGCTGACCAGGACTGATGGAAATACCACAAAGCCTTTGCTAATCAGGGCTCAGGATATACCGCAACTGGATATTAATAAAGCACTGCACACAGGCCTTCTGAATGACATCCATTGTTATGCAATTTTTGATCAGAAGGAAAACGGCATTGAAATACCCGACACCGAATGGGTTTCAGTTCGCTGGGGCTACGATAAATTTGATGATGCAATGTTTCATATTTACGGCAGGGCAAGGCACCTGCTCTTATGGGCGGATAACAACCGGTTTTGCGGCCGCTGTGGAAACCAAACCGTCCTGAAAGCGGATGAAAGATGTTTTCTCTGTCCTTCCTGCGGATTTACCAGTTATCCCAGGATTTCACCGGCGGTTATCGTCTCCATCGAAAAAGACGGGAAGCTGCTGCTGGCCAGGGGCACACGGTTCCAGATTGAAATGTACAGCGTGCTGGCCGGTTTTGTCGAACCCGGCGAGTCGCTGGAAGAATGCATCAAACGCGAGATCAGAGAGGAAGTCGGCATTGAAATAAAAAACATCAAGTATTTTAAAAGCCAGCCCTGGCCTTTCCCCGATTCTCTGATGATCGCTTTTACCGCTGAATACGCGGGCGGCGAATTATCCATTGATCACCATGAAATATCGAAGGCAGACTGGTACAGCCCGGAGGAATTCCCGCCCATACCGAAAAAATTCAGCGTTGCCCGGATGTTAATCGATCATTTTGTTGAACAAAAATTAAGGTGATACCAGGTTGCATTCAAAGGATCAGCTTCGGTAAGGAGGAGACTCCGGATGCGTATTATTGACGGTGACCTTTAAGTTATACGTCGAGGCAGCCGCCCCCCACGTCTGGGGGCATGCAACGCAGCCAACAAAGTCAGCCAAAGACCGGAAGCGCATCCCGCAGGGGAGCGCATAACAAATAAATTCTTCCTTGCCGGCAATTGCCACCGGCCAGGTGGTAACTTACATGCGGATTGGTATCGTTAGTCTTTCAGGGTGCAAACCCCAAAGCCATCCCATTCACTGACCGGCCTTGCCGACGTCAGGACAAAACCCGTCCGCTGCTTTTCTTCCACATAATCGATCGCAATATTCCCCGTCAGCTGATCCAGTTCCGGACTGACGACAAAGACAATGCCCTGAACCTTAAAAGTCAGGTCATCCGCCCGAGCGTTATCCACCGTCAAACCGAGAGACGCGTCGCAGCATCCTGTGGACCTGAGATGAATGCGGATGGATTTTGGACTTTCCTTTCCGGCAAGAAACGTTTGCATCGCGCCAACGGCTTCCGGTGTAAGTGTAATCATGGGCTTCGGCCTTTCCTTTGTGATGCGGGCATATCTTCCAGTAAAACATAAAACACGCCGTCAATAGTGTCAATGACGTATTTCCATCAGAGAAACGGCAAGGATCCCACAAATACATTGACACAGGAAATCGATCTTCCTATAATCCTGGCCGCGTCCAGACAGGGATTTCCCGGAATAGTCAAATCATGCCGGATGAAGAAGTAAAAGCTTCTGAAAAAAATAAAACAAAAGAGGTGTGCAAGATGAGTGATACGGTTTTAAAGGAATTAAAAGACGGTGTCCTGTTATTGACATTAAACCGCCCCAGCTCCAAGAACTCGTTCAATATGGAATTGTGGACGGCTTTTGCCGCAGAACTGGATGCCGCCCGCACAAATGATGATGTTACGGTGGTTGTCGTCACGGGTGCGGGCAATGATTTCTCGGCAGGCCAGGATTTGAAGGATTACGGCGTTTCCGGCGCGGCGCACAGTTATAGAATTACAGAGCGTGCCGTCGTCGACTTTGATAAACCGCTGATCGGCGCAGCCAAAGGGGTTGCCGTCGGAGGAGGCGCAACCATTCTGTTCCATACCGACGTGCTTTACGTCGGCGAGAGTCTGCGCATGCGACTTCCCTTCAACAGCCTGGGCATGGCGCCGGAATTCGCCAGCAGTTATATGCTGCAGATGCTCATAGGGCCAAAGCGCGCAGCCGAGCTCCTGTTCACCACGGAATGGATTGACGCCGACAAGGCTCTGGAAACCGGAATCGCCTCCCGCAAGTTCAAGGATGATGAGCTTTTGCAAAACGCGATGGCGAAAGCCTCGGAGATTGCGCAACTGCCTTTAGTATCGCTTATGGAAACAAAAAAATGCCTCAAGGTGGCGCATAAGGCGGGTATTGAAGCTGCGCTGAACGTTGAAAAGGGGGCCATGGACAGACTGGCCGGCGGCCCGGCCAGCATCGAGGCGATGATGGCCTTCATGGAAAAGCGAAAACCCAATTTCCGCAACCTGAAGAAGAAATAGTTTTAATTATTCTCCCGCCTGCACCGGCAAAGAAAACAATCAGGCGGGCTGCATCGGATCATGGATGGGGCAAGTCTCTTCTTGCCCCATCTCCCGTTGGGGAACCACAAGTATAGCTGTGCTTAAGCCTTTTAATATTCTTTATTTCTTGCTTTCGGTAGTCGTTAAAACTGAATTATGGAAATGAATGCATGATCAGAATGGTTATCATTGAAACGCTAATAAAAAAGGCAGAGCCAACTGACCCTGCCTTTCAATGAGAAAGTTCTGAATCTTATTTACTACCAGGCACTATACTTTCCGATCCGTCATCTCATATTCGCCGTTCAGAGCAAAGACGTAAGTCTGCCAGATCTTTTCATATTGTGCGGGATCGGGGACGGACATGATCAGCATGATCTCTTTGCAATATCCACGTTGAGTTTCATTCGTCGTGAACTTCCCGTAGATCTGGAGGCCAAAGGCGGAGAAGTCCCTCACCATGAAGTCGAAGATCTGGTTGATGACATCCTTATCCAAATTGTCGATTTTCGCCTGCTCTAAAATGAGCTGGCCATAGACAACGATAGAGAACATCTCACCCACGGTCAGGGAGAAGGATGGATCCATTTCCTGGACCTTGTCCGGGAAGGATTTTTCCAGCATCTCCCGGAAGAGGCCGATTTGCTTTATGAACACAGCAACATTCGGAAGATCCTTGAATTCATTGAAGACAGGCCGGTAGTCCTGGAACTGGACCTTGCCCAAGCCACTAGCTGTACCCTGATTGAAGAGGAACAGGTCGTCGGTCTGTTCGAAAACCGGTCCGACGGGGGTGTAGTCTTTGGGATTGAAGAAGTAGCTCTTGATGAACTTGCGGATCAACTGGACATTGACATGGACTGTCCCTTCGAGCTTGGACGGTCCCGTGATGTCGCAGGCGGCCGTGGAGAAATAGGTGTCGCGCTCAAAGCCCTTGGCAGCGATAACATCCCACAGCATGGCAATAACCTCTTCGGACTGGGTGGTGACCTTCATCTTGCTTGTGGGGTTGAAGAGGAGATAGCGGCGGTCATCGGCCGTGGCTGCCCGAAAGTAGTCGGTGGCACGGCGCTGATAAAGCTTCATGCCGATGAGGCGCAACCACGCCTCCATGAAGTTTCCCTTCACGTGGGGCATGTCCGTGACGCGCAGGCCATAAAGAATGCGATTAGCGGCATGGTTGAGGGCCTCGTAGAAGGCATGCTCGCAGGCGCCGATGGAGGCAGGGCCGATGTTAAATTTGCCGACGTTGACCGTATTCAAGGCCGAATCCCAGGCCGACGGACCCCTGCTGAGGATGTCCTCTTCCAGAACAGGGTAGTCGTTCAGGGCGAACTGGGCGACGTATTGTTGATGGGAGATGACGTTGCGCTTTAGTTCAAAGGCCTTGTTGTGGAAGTTGGTGACAAAGAAGCAATAGTCGTCGGAGCCGTCCCGTACCTTGCCCAGAGTGGAGACCATTTCCGCCTCATTGCCGTTGCCGATGTAGTATTTCTCGCCCCGGGCCAGCCAGTTGCCCTTGTTATCAGGTAAGAGGCTTGTCTCCGTGGAGTAGATGTCGGCGCCGTGGGTCCGCTCGGAGAGTCCGAATGCAAAGATAGCCCCTTCCTTGAGGAAGGCGGCGGCCTTCTTTTTGGCTTTTTCATTGCCACTCATCCAGATAGGGCCCAGCCCCAGGATCGTCACCTGGAAGCAGTACCAGTAACCAAAGCCATAGAATGCAAGCAGTTCACTAAATTCGCTGTTGCGGGCCGTGTCCCAACGGCAGTCGGAATCATCGGCGTATTGTTTCGGGGTGAGCAGCTTGTAGAAGATTTTTTCTTTTTTTATGAAATCGATGAACTCCCTGTACCAGATGCGGCTCCAGTAGTCTTCTGTTAACTTGGTCTTCCCCATCCGGTTTTCAAAAAAATCGACCGTTTTTTCCATGATGGCCTTCGACCCTTCGTCGGACATCAAACTCTTATACTTTTTGGGTTGCAATAGATGATTCAAGTTTACACTCCTTTCGTTCTTGGGTGTCTTTCAGGAGACGTTATGATGAACGTCATCCTGTTTTAAATTAGAGGTTCTCTGGGTTGCAGGCAGGGATCAACAGTTTTGCCTCGTAGGCCTGCCTTTCGAGCTCTTCACGGAAGTCGGGGTGGGCAATGGAAATCATCGCTTTGACCCGTTCGGGAACCGATCGCATGTAGAGGTCGGCCACGCCGTACTCCGTGACGATATACATCACGTCGGATCGGGGCGTCGTAACCACTGTGCCCGGCGTCATATTGAGTACGATTCTGGAGGTGAGTGTACCATCTTTTTTCACTGATGTGGATTTCAAGGCAATGAATGATTTTCCACCCTTCGACGCGGCAGCACCTCTCACGAAGTCGAGCTGGCCACCGGTGGCACTATAGGGGGTGTGGCCTATTGTCTCCGAGGCCACCTGACCGGTGAGGTCCACGGTGAGCCCTGCATTGATAGAGCACAGGTTGTCGTTCTGTTTAATGACATCAAGATGATTCGCTATGGCAATAGGCATGGTCATGATGGTTGGGTTGTTGTCTACAAAATCAAGGAGCCGCTTCGTGCCGATGATGAGACCACCCACGACAATTTTGCCCGGATACAGGGTCTTTTTCCTTCCGGTGATCACGCCCAGTTCGGCAAGCTCTGCCACGGAGTCGCTGAGGATCTCCGCATGAACGCCCAGGTCCTTCTTGTTGTGAAGGAAATAAGCCACGGCATTTGGAATGCCGCCGATACCCAACTGAATGGTAGCACCATCCGGGATATGCTCGGCAATGTTCTCACCAATCTTTTTTTCCACGTCCGTAATCGTGATCTCAGGCACGGGGACAAGATCGTGATCGGCTTCTACGATGTAATCCACCTCATCCACATGGACCAAGTTATCGATGCCGTGGATCCACGGCGTCTTGGTGTTGACCTGAACGATAACCTTCTTGCACTTGTCGATTGCATATCGTCCGTATACGGCACCACATGGTCCCAGGTTCATGTACCCCCGGCTGTCCGGTGGCGTGACTTCGAGCAAGGCGACATCGGAATAGCCGGCGCGATCCAGAGCGATGGAACTCTTCGAGAGGTGCATTGGGAAGGGAACGATATTCCCCTGGGCGTGGAACATTCTCTCCAAAGGCCCAAAGTATCCACTGTAGTAAGTAATGTGACCGGCGTAATCACCCTGCACAAAGGCAAAGGGATAGGTCATAAGGTTACTTGCGATCTTCACCTTGTGAAGCTCTTCCTTGCGCGCGGCAAGTGCGTTCAGGATGTCAATGGGCATGCTGTTGACGGGGAGCAGAATAATCTTATCCCCTGATTGGATAACCGCTGCTGCTTGCTGTGCTGTGACGCATTTTTTTGAGTAATTTTCTTTCCAGTTCGTGATGCTCATACTACTTCTCCTATCTTGTATTTTAAGTCGGTCGGCCAGCCGGCTTAATTATGAGGCAAAATATAAGTCGGCCAGCTGGCCGACTTATACCGCTTTCAAACACTTTTTCATTTTGCTTGTCAAGGGAATTGTTTTACATGTGCCATAATATATTGATTTTTATATTAAATTTCCTAGGAGATGAGACGCGAGACAGCTAGACGGTCATTATTTGCCATTCAACAGTAATTTCATGGTCTCTCTCTTTTCACTGTTGCTAAAAATGGCTTCCATGATTTTTACGGCATCTTTCTTTGGTACCGCATTGACTTCCAAGAGGTCCTGTATGCACCATCCATCCATTGTAGATATGAAAAAGAAGGCGAGGAGCCTGGTCCATGCGGAATTCTCGACATCAAAGGCAATAGAAAACCCTTCGGAGATGTCATTGACCCAGTCGTCATACTTTGCTTTATAGCTGGCCATCAACTCCTGGTTGCCCAGCATTGCCTCATAGGCTAGATATAAATGAAGGCGATTTTTATTCTTTTTCTCCAGACGCTCCTTGAATCCTGCAATGATCGCTTCCCGCAACTGTTGTTTGCTTAGTTCTCCCGCCCTGTACTTTTGCATAATCCTTCTGGATATGCGAAAATCTTCATCAACAACACTGTAAAGAATAGAATCCTTGGTTTTAAAATAGTAATATAGAGAACCTTTGCTGATGCCGGCGCCATCGGCGATAATCTGTAGCGTGGTGTTGGACACACCATACTCGGCAATAGCTTTAAGAGCGGAAGCAATAATCTTCTCTCTGATTTCAGATTGTGAGTCGTTCATAATTGAATTTCCTTTCACCACAATTCTCAATTGTCACTTGTCGCCGATATCTGTATCACATGTTAGTATAGAGTTCAGCTTATTTTCAAATCAGTTAAGCCTCCGGTGCATTTTGGACTCTTACCCATACCCTACTCATCCTTATTCTGCATACCATACAATCCAGAAAACCTCACAGCCGGCAAAATCAATATTACACATTTCGTTTGGTAATGATTAATGTCCTGAGGATAGAGCGATGTGAATAGTTGCAGCTGAAGTCTTTGCAGGAAATTCAATCATGCTCATGGTAAAATATATCTTCTTTATACTGCTCACTACCCTCTTTTCGAGCAAACAGAATGCAGACTGAACCCGACCGTTAAAATCCTGTCTCCGGCATCAGGTCTGCAAAATTATTATAATAACCGTTCCGGCCATTTTTAAACAAAAGAGAGCCATGACTTTACCGTCGCATCACCACTAAAATGCTTAAAATCTTTATGAATATTTCATCCCCTGATTACACCTTGACACACCTGCCCGGTTGTCTTATAAAAACCGGCGTCCGGTAACCGGAATTAAAGTTCGTTTTCCTGCGGTTCTTTCTGGCGTTGCGCACTGACGGTAAGAGAAAAGGCGGTTAAACTTACGCTCATGCAGGCTCATCAAACGCAATATCAAATCAGTGTTGCCGGGCGAAAGGAGTAACCTGATCATGGAAAAATTCTTCACCCCCCGCAGTATCGTTGTCTTCGGCGCATCCGCCACCAAGATGAATCTGGGACAAATCGTTTTACTCAACAACAAACAAGTCGGCTATGAGGGAAATCTTTACGGCGTCGGTTCTCAGGAAGGCGACGTGGGCGGCGTCCATATTTACACCAAGGTTGCCGATCTGCCCGAAACGCCGGACGTGGCCATCTTTCTTACCCCCGCTAAAGTGGTGCCCGGTCTGATGAGGGAATGCGGTGAAAAAGGCATCACGCATATCGTCATCGAATCCGGCGGATTCAGC from Deltaproteobacteria bacterium HGW-Deltaproteobacteria-6 encodes:
- a CDS encoding NAD(+) diphosphatase, yielding MNFNFNYHFQKNIPPGENAYWFIFRNEKVLTRTDGNTTKPLLIRAQDIPQLDINKALHTGLLNDIHCYAIFDQKENGIEIPDTEWVSVRWGYDKFDDAMFHIYGRARHLLLWADNNRFCGRCGNQTVLKADERCFLCPSCGFTSYPRISPAVIVSIEKDGKLLLARGTRFQIEMYSVLAGFVEPGESLEECIKREIREEVGIEIKNIKYFKSQPWPFPDSLMIAFTAEYAGGELSIDHHEISKADWYSPEEFPPIPKKFSVARMLIDHFVEQKLR
- a CDS encoding pyridoxamine 5'-phosphate oxidase family protein → MRKDIQALIQANNICVLATVSEGDPHCSLMSYATDDDCREIYMATHKETKKYRNLTANPSVSLLVDSRQDAGVDPVAQTKALTISGTLQRNLDEKKIAAARRRLFEKHAGLKKIFNDPDTEIIIVKIRTVQLLDGITDAYYEDVS
- a CDS encoding enoyl-CoA hydratase gives rise to the protein MSDTVLKELKDGVLLLTLNRPSSKNSFNMELWTAFAAELDAARTNDDVTVVVVTGAGNDFSAGQDLKDYGVSGAAHSYRITERAVVDFDKPLIGAAKGVAVGGGATILFHTDVLYVGESLRMRLPFNSLGMAPEFASSYMLQMLIGPKRAAELLFTTEWIDADKALETGIASRKFKDDELLQNAMAKASEIAQLPLVSLMETKKCLKVAHKAGIEAALNVEKGAMDRLAGGPASIEAMMAFMEKRKPNFRNLKKK
- a CDS encoding acyl-CoA dehydrogenase; amino-acid sequence: MSDEGSKAIMEKTVDFFENRMGKTKLTEDYWSRIWYREFIDFIKKEKIFYKLLTPKQYADDSDCRWDTARNSEFSELLAFYGFGYWYCFQVTILGLGPIWMSGNEKAKKKAAAFLKEGAIFAFGLSERTHGADIYSTETSLLPDNKGNWLARGEKYYIGNGNEAEMVSTLGKVRDGSDDYCFFVTNFHNKAFELKRNVISHQQYVAQFALNDYPVLEEDILSRGPSAWDSALNTVNVGKFNIGPASIGACEHAFYEALNHAANRILYGLRVTDMPHVKGNFMEAWLRLIGMKLYQRRATDYFRAATADDRRYLLFNPTSKMKVTTQSEEVIAMLWDVIAAKGFERDTYFSTAACDITGPSKLEGTVHVNVQLIRKFIKSYFFNPKDYTPVGPVFEQTDDLFLFNQGTASGLGKVQFQDYRPVFNEFKDLPNVAVFIKQIGLFREMLEKSFPDKVQEMDPSFSLTVGEMFSIVVYGQLILEQAKIDNLDKDVINQIFDFMVRDFSAFGLQIYGKFTTNETQRGYCKEIMLIMSVPDPAQYEKIWQTYVFALNGEYEMTDRKV
- a CDS encoding 4-hydroxybutyrate CoA-transferase produces the protein MSITNWKENYSKKCVTAQQAAAVIQSGDKIILLPVNSMPIDILNALAARKEELHKVKIASNLMTYPFAFVQGDYAGHITYYSGYFGPLERMFHAQGNIVPFPMHLSKSSIALDRAGYSDVALLEVTPPDSRGYMNLGPCGAVYGRYAIDKCKKVIVQVNTKTPWIHGIDNLVHVDEVDYIVEADHDLVPVPEITITDVEKKIGENIAEHIPDGATIQLGIGGIPNAVAYFLHNKKDLGVHAEILSDSVAELAELGVITGRKKTLYPGKIVVGGLIIGTKRLLDFVDNNPTIMTMPIAIANHLDVIKQNDNLCSINAGLTVDLTGQVASETIGHTPYSATGGQLDFVRGAAASKGGKSFIALKSTSVKKDGTLTSRIVLNMTPGTVVTTPRSDVMYIVTEYGVADLYMRSVPERVKAMISIAHPDFREELERQAYEAKLLIPACNPENL